The genomic window ACACGAGGTCGAGGCAGAACCCGCACCGCCCGCAGACGAGGGCGAGCGAGGAGTAGCAGTCGGGGATTGGGGCGAGGGAGCAGCACTAGAGTTCGATCGAGTTCAACCACAACTGGAAGGAAAAGGAAGCGTAAAAAGAAGAGGAACAAGAGTAAAAAGAGGACGGGCACATCGAGtacaagaaaaggaaagaaatcatCCACAAAAACAACATTGAAGGGAAGAAAGCGGCGTCGAGTATGCGAGGAAGACGAAGTATCGCCCTTTATCTACGAACCTGTTAGGCGTGGAAGAACAGTTCATGCCCGACTGTTGGAAAGTTTGAGTGCAGCGGGTCCTTCCGGCGCTGAGCCTGGCCGCTCAGCGTCTCTTGGAAGAGCACCTTTTCCTAACAGAGTCGAACCTAGTTCGAGTTTTTCGTTATTTGGGAATGCTTTTGCCCTGTATGATTTCGACGATCAAGATGAGGACATACCCGAGACAGTTCACACTGAGGGTCAGGGTAAAGTTTTGAGGTAAGGTACTATGCAAGAATTAAAACAGGTGTTATCAATTGTGTTTCCCTCAGCGATCGCATACTCGGCAAACTGAACCAAGGAGAATCAGCGGCAAGCTAGACCTTACACTAGGGTCATACACGCTGTATATGATATAAAGCGTCCTAATTTAGTTTGTTTGGTTCAAAGCTCGGCGCCAACTGACCCAGATGTCCTGGGATCTATATTTCAAGACTTGGATTCCTTGCACAGTCCCGACGTGCATGTCGCGCGTGACGGGAAATTGGTGCAGTCCACTGACCAGTCTTCGACTAAGCATGTCAAGAATAGAGATGCACAGTCAGTACGCAGCATGgacgaaataaaaaatgaaagtaatttgGAGACCAGATGTGGAGACCAGAGGTGGAAACCAGAAgtggaagagaaaaatttagatGACGAggacaaaaagacaaaaactacGGATAGTACCAAGCATTCATCTGGCGACAAACAAGGAGAAAAGCAGGGCTCGAGGATCGAGACCATTTCTGTTAAACTTTCTTCTTCCAAGTCATCAGAGGAAAATTATACTGGTGCATGTAGGAAACTGTCAAATGCAGGAGAAATTCAAAATAGCTCTCTTGCGTCGTCAAcgcctttaaaaaaaagttctccCCCTCTAACTTCCCCCTCTTTAAAACCGATGCTCTCTGGTTTCAGAATTCCAAAACGGAGCTCAATTTCAGAAGATAAACTGAATCAAACGCCACCAAGTTTTCATGGTAACTCGTCAAGCGTTAATCAGGTACGAAGCCAAAATTTTGCCGTCATTTCCAACTTTAAAataccaaaaaggaaaaacttatcTCCAACAGAAACCTCTTTCAATACTGTTAGCAGTAAGCCTGTCAAATCCGTGGGCCAGATGGTAGCGACGCGTTCTTCAAGTATTGTTAAACCAAGAGATACGTCATTGTATCGCTTATCTCTAGACAAAGTTGTTTCTCAGTCATGTCCAAAATCTAATGCTACAGAAAGTTCCCGCGTTCAATTTAACAGCGTAAGGCCTCTCCTGCGAGAGCACATAACGAGGCAAGATTCACGGAGTGAGTCAACATCTGTACCAGGGGTGACTAGCGTGACTGGTGTGACAAAATATCATGCAAATAATGTCACTGGCGTTACGTATAAACACACAGCCAGCTCAAGAACCACAGCACCTTGTGTAACGAGTTCAAGTAATACCGCTGCATGTAAGACAAAGTTTGCTGGCGCAGCTCACAGTCATGATAAAACCACGAACATATCGTTGCCTTTGAGCAAGACAGTTCCTATTATCGATCAACCAGCAAAAGAGAAAGAGCAGCGACGTAGCAATATCGAAATAATAAGaatgttgaatgaaaagcaaaggAGCATAAGGGAGCAGATGTTTGGTGATCGTAAATGCACCTCCGTTTCTGGTGACTTGGAAAATGCGCATGCGTTACGACAAAAGGGACTTCATGTTTCTGAAAAGTCACCAAAACGTGGGATTGTGTTACCGATTGCTGTGGTCAAACCATCTCCTCACGCCCCAAATGTCCTAAGAAGCAGCTCAAGTTCCGTACGCTCTAACAATTCAGAAAACTCGCCAGTGAAAAGTATTGCCAGTGGAATTATAGATGCACA from Pocillopora verrucosa isolate sample1 chromosome 8, ASM3666991v2, whole genome shotgun sequence includes these protein-coding regions:
- the LOC131792534 gene encoding serine/arginine repetitive matrix protein 2; this translates as MSALLDSDSSDGEDEDFEGFVVSPEEKASYRVWSRRRRALNAVDSDSESEDDDNEEDDEEDGDGEEEEEEYEENDELDAVLDDVNFDESGEETSTSNTDQCPVCLMSFKEQLLGTPNNCSHVFCFECIQEWSKNANTCPVGRKPYTEILVHASRKGPVLQKIPVEERLEEEDDMEDDPTYCEICSLYDREEQMLLCDGCDNGYHMECLTPPLEFVPIEEWYCPTCSNQQEGYENPEDLPQEGHREGGVREVPLGRPRGRLQGSTSRRVSVSERTAPARRARTVASTRGRGRTRTARRRGRARSSSRGLGRGSSTRVRSSSTTTGRKRKRKKKRNKSKKRTGTSSTRKGKKSSTKTTLKGRKRRRVCEEDEVSPFIYEPVRRGRTVHARLLESLSAAGPSGAEPGRSASLGRAPFPNRVEPSSSFSLFGNAFALYDFDDQDEDIPETVHTEGQGKVLSSAPTDPDVLGSIFQDLDSLHSPDVHVARDGKLVQSTDQSSTKHVKNRDAQSVRSMDEIKNESNLETRCGDQRWKPEVEEKNLDDEDKKTKTTDSTKHSSGDKQGEKQGSRIETISVKLSSSKSSEENYTGACRKLSNAGEIQNSSLASSTPLKKSSPPLTSPSLKPMLSGFRIPKRSSISEDKLNQTPPSFHGNSSSVNQVRSQNFAVISNFKIPKRKNLSPTETSFNTVSSKPVKSVGQMVATRSSSIVKPRDTSLYRLSLDKVVSQSCPKSNATESSRVQFNSVRPLLREHITRQDSRSESTSVPGVTSVTGVTKYHANNVTGVTYKHTASSRTTAPCVTSSSNTAACKTKFAGAAHSHDKTTNISLPLSKTVPIIDQPAKEKEQRRSNIEIIRMLNEKQRSIREQMFGDRKCTSVSGDLENAHALRQKGLHVSEKSPKRGIVLPIAVVKPSPHAPNVLRSSSSSVRSNNSENSPVKSIASGIIDAHSGNTEELKKVCSEFDSPTSLGCEISGSSVGHEAGAVKRDREAVTGVQSDREQQRKLGIARLQRHEQIVDEVKLALKPFFRHGEITKDDYKVIMRKSVEKIKESSSSVDRERVCRLVKKYIKKVKGDKLAP